The Coprobacter tertius DNA segment ATTTACGGGGCAAGAGGCGCCAATGGAGTTGTTATAATCACTACAAAAAAAGGAAAAATCGGTAAACCGGTTATTACCTACAATGGCAGTGTTTCTTTAGAACGGCTCAACAATAAACTCGATTTGATGGACGCATATGAATTCGTCAGATTACAGGAAGAATTGTATTCGCCTTCCGAAATGCTTGAAAAATATTTTAGTGAAGGACGCACGCTTGAAAGCTATCGCAACATACCCGATCAGTACGACTGGCAGGATGAAGTTTTCCGTACCGCTATATCTACCAATCACTATCTGTCGATATCGGGTGGTACGGCTGATACGCGTTATAATAGTTCTTTATCTTATGTAAATCAGAACGGGATTATTATTAATTCGGCATATACGCGTTTCCAGGGACGGTTCAGCCTCGACCAAAGGATAAATTCTAAACTTAAAATAAACCTTAATGCCAATTACTCGAGAGGTATAACCAGTGGATCGTCACCCTCGGCAGCATCGAGCAGCGCAAGCAGCAGCTTTATGTATAGCGTTTGGGGATATCGTCCGGTGACCTATGACGGAACCGATTTGCGTACTGCTTTATGGGACCCCGATGTAAATACGGCCAACGATTATAGGTTTAACCCGATTCTCTCGGTCAGGAACGAATACCGAAAAAATACCCAGGATGATTTGGTAGGAAATGCTTTTGCCGAATATACGTTTATAAAAGGATTAAAGTTAAAGGTTTCGGGAGGTTATCGGTTGAAAAAACGACTGAATGAAGCTTTCAACGGGTCGAAGACCCGGTACGGAAATGCCAGCCGATCTGAAGGGGTAAACGCTTCGGTACGTAATTATGACGATCATGGCTGGCTGAATGAAAATGTATTGAGCTATTCGAAATATATCAATAAAAAGCATAATATTTCTGCGTTGGCTGGTATGACTTTTCAAGGGAATTATTCGAACATGTTCCGTAGCGATGTACAGCAAATCGCTCACGAATCTTTAGGAATGGCCGGAATGGACTCGGGGTTGCCCAAACTAATCGAGTCATCTATCGGAGAAAACAAATTGATGTCTTATCTGGCCCGTTTTAACTATGCGTTCGAATCGAAATATTACCTTACGGCTTCTTTCCGTGCCGACGGTTCGTCGAAGTTTTCTCCCAAAAACCGGTGGGGATATTTCCCATCGGCGTCGGTCGCTTGGAATTTCGATAAAGAAAATTTTTTAAAAGGCATTGATTGGCTCAACAACGGCAAATTGCGTCTTAGCTGGGGACAAACGGGTAATAATCGCGTAAGTGATTATGCCTATATGGGAAGTATTACGCCGAGTATGACTTATGAATATCCTTTTGGAGAAACTTATTATCCGGGCTTTCGGCTGACGGCTATTGAGAATCCCAATCTGAAATGGGAAACTACCGATCAGACCAATTTGGGTATCGATCTGAGTTTTCTCGGAGAACGTATTAATTTTACGGCCGATCTTTATCATAAACTCACCCGTAATCTTTTACTGTATGCCGATCTTCCTTATACTACAGGCTTCTCTAAAGCATATCTGAATATCGGTAAAATGGCCAACCGGGGTATAGAACTTACTTTGGAGACAGTAAATATAAAAAACCGGGATTTTACATGGACATCTAATTTCAATATCTCTTTTAACCGGAGTGAAGTAAAAGAACTCTCCGGAAACCAGGAAACATTATTGAGTACGGTTACCTTCGATAACGCCTATAAAACGCCATCGTATATCGCCAAAGTAGGTAAACCTCTCGGCCTGATGTACGGATATATTTATGAAGGCACTTATAAACCGGAAGATTTTGAAAACGGGGTACTGAAATCGGATATCCCGACCAACGGGAGTGAAAGGAATATGATACACCCCGGCGATGCCCGTTATAAAGATATCAATGGCGATAATAAGGTAGACGAAAAAGACCAGACGATTATCGGACGTGGCGAACCGATACATGTTGGCGGTTTTACCAATAATTTTACTTATAAGAACTTCGATCTGAATATATTTTTCACCTGGTCGTATGGTAATGATATACTTAATGCGAACCGATTGATTTTTGAAAATAGTCTGACCAAAAAAGAAACTAATATGTTTGCTTCTTATGCCGACCGTTGGACTCCGCAGAACCCGCAGAGCAATATTCCCCGGGCAGGAGATAACAGCCCGAGAGTATTTTCTTCGCGAGTAATCGAAGACGGTTCGTATTTGAGATTGAAGTCGGTAGCTTTGGGCTATACCTTACCCCGTAAAATAGCGAGACGATGTTCTCTCGAATCGGCGCGAATTTTTATTACAGGGGAAAATTTATGGACTTGGACTTCCTATACGGGCTACGACCCCGAAGTATCGGTTCGGAATTCCGCCCTGACTCCCGGTTTCGACTTTTCGGCCTATCCGAGAGCCTACAATTTTTCTTTAGGTGTTAACCTCAGTTTCTAAATCAATCAAATCGAAATCACAATGAAGATTATAAATTATATATTATTATCGATACTTCTGATGACGGGAGTATCCTGTAATTTTCTCGATACGGAACCGAATGATTTTATTCGGCCACAGGATTTTTATAAAGACAGTAACGATGCTTTATTAGCCCTTACGGGTATATACAGTACGCTGGGTAGTCAGAATTTATACGGTGGGGCGTATATGCAATTGTTTGGTACCGATGATCTTACCTATTATGATCGTAATACGCTACCTATTAATGTCCCCAATAATAATTTTGACGCCGGCAATAACGAAGTTGCCAATGTGTGGGCTCAGTTATATACCGGGATCAATAACGCGAATATATTTCTCGAACGTATCGAAAAAACATCGATGGATGCCGGAACAAAGAAAACCTATATCGGTGAAGCGACTTTTTTAAGAGCTTATTTTTATTTCTTGCTCGCACAAAGTTGGGGCGACGTACCTTTAATAACACGAGCACAATATGATGAAAATAATCTTATCCGGGATTGTGCCGCTACTAAACAAGCATCGGTATTGGCATGGGTGACCTCAGAAATGGAAAAGGCAGAACCTATGGTGGCCGAAATCGAAGCGGTCGAAGGAGGGCATGTAAATAAATCAGCCGTTCGGGGCATATTGGCACGGGTTTATCTGAAAAGAGCCGGCTGGCCGGTTAACGAAGGGAAGCCCATGTATGAGAAAGCCCGGTATTGGGCCGGAGAAGTGATCCGTTATGATAAAATAAAACACGATCTGAATCCCGATTACACGCAGGTATTTAAAAACCTTGCCGCCGATGTGGCCGATACCAAAGAATGTTTATGGGAGATTTATTTCACAGGAAACCGTTTAGACGGTCATCAGGCAGCCGGCCGGTGGGGATGTACCATGGGTATTAAAAACAACGATGTTTCTAAAAAATCGATGGGATATAGTTACGCTTTTTATTCGGTAACCCTTAATTTGTGGGATCTTTTCAACGATATCGACGCCGATGGAATTCCTGATCTCGACGATGTCACCGAAAAAAATAATCCCGATGTACGCCGAGACTGGAATATCGCTCCCTATCGGTATCAGCAACGAAACGATAATTCCACGATTTTCTGGAAACGTTACTGGTATTATAAAGGAGATATAAAATTAGATAATAACGGAAATGTCCTGATGAAAGACGATGGCGTTACACCGCAAACCTCAGGGTATGGCGAATATGTACAACGCAATGTAGGAAAATATCGCCGCGAATATGAAGTCGTAAGTCCGAGAGACAAAAATTATACTCCGATAAACTTCCCTGTTTTACGCTATTCGGATGTATTGTTAATGTATGCTGAAGCGGATAACGAAGTCGAAGGCAGCCCGAGCAACAAGGCGGTGGAATATGTAAAAAGAGTAAGAAAACGGGCCGGGCTCGAAACCAAAGACAGTTGGAGTTATGAGGAATTCAAGCGGTTGATACGGGATGAAAGAGCCCGGGAATTGTGTTTCGAAGGAGTCCGAAAATTCGACTTACTCCGTTGGGACTATTTCACCGAAGAAATGAATAACGTATATCGTTATGTTATGAACGATTCGCGTTGGGCTTCCGGAAAATCTTTCGCTGAATATTATGCGCAGAATGCAGCGTCGTCTGAACGATATAAGTGGTTGCCTATTCCGATACATGAGTTGAGTCTCAACCATTCTTTGAAACAAAACCCGGCGTGGTAATCTTTGTAAAACATAAATATAGAAAAAATGAATATACATAAATATGCCTGTGGAATCTTACTGGTCGCTTTATTATCTTCCTGTAACAAGATTTCAGAAGACGTCAGTTTCGGCGTTACACTTTCTCCGGATAATACCTATCTGGCGGGAGACGAAGTAACTTTTTTATTCGACGGTAATCCCGATTATATTACCTTTTGGTCGGGTGATTTAGGTCATGAATATAAATATCGAGACCGAACAGAATATGCTCCTGAAGATATAGAATCGTGTAAAATACGATTTACTGTAGACTCGAAATATGGTGCCAAATATCCCAAAACCCTTACATTAATGGCAACTTCCGGGTTCCCGGGACTGGCCGGAAATAATAAAGATGCAGATCACAATTTACTTACTACCTTCAATGGATGGGAAACAGTGGTAAGTCAGGAAGAGTTCCCCGCGAAAGCAGGGAATGGTAGTACTAACGTAGTGACTGAGACATATGAAAAAGACATCGATGTATCTAAATATGCGTCAGACGCTACATTCGCTTTCCGTTACCAAACTGGGCCGCTCGTTCCGAATGAATCTCAGCGTACATGGAAAATTTTCGGCTTCAGTCTCGAAACGGTTTATAAAAACGGAGTTGTTTATTCGCTTACGGCTGCCGATATGGGTTTTTCGGCATTCGATATGCTTCCTCAGGATTTAAGTCCTCAATCGGGGAATGCTTATTTCAACGGAAAAGGGATGAAAGGCACCTGGAATCTGACAGATACGAAGAATATAGAGATACAAGGTTGTGCGAAAACTCCGGCTTGGGAAAACGACGATTGGCTTATCTCGAGCAATTTGCAGTTAAATGGATGCGAACCGGATAAAAGCGAAGTAATTAAAAATATAAATGTGAGGCTCGATAGTTATTCGCACATTTATACCGTCCCGGGTACATATACGGTTACATTTATTGCCGGTAACAGTAATATTTATGGAGAAAGCAAAGTGATGAGAGAAATAACATTCGAAGTAAAATCAAAAAATTGATTTTATATTAGAATCGTAATAAGTACGATTTCCTGCAGGATGATATTTTCAAATCAACGAACATTAATATATCCGGGAGAAACAATATGAAAAAGTTATATTTTATTATTATCGTTCTTTGCCTGTTTTCAGAAATAAAAGCAGAAAGAATCGATTTCTCAGATGGAATATGCAAAGACATTGGGACGACTTCGGGTGCGAAGATTTCATTAGATAGCATTTTTACGAAAGGAAAAGGCCCTTCGCTTGCGTGGCAATGGAAAAAAGAAGAACAAAAACTCGTATTCTCTGTTCCAGAAATTCTTAACAAAGCTCTCGAAACCCGTCGGGGCGGACTTACTATGTGGATTTATAATAATACCGCACTAAAGAGTCCGTTAAAAATAAAATTTGAAGATGAAGATGGCTCTATCCCTTATTATTTCGATTTCAACCTCGATTTTTCAGGGTGGAGAGCTTGCTGGATAAGTTTTGCTAATATGCAGGGGGACCATGGCAAGAAAAAGTTGGAAAGCTGGATTATAGAGTCTCCAATCGGTATAAAAAAAGGAAATTTACTATTCAGCCGCATAGATTTCCCTCAACAAGGAGTTCATCATCAGGCGACTCCTGATTTTCAGCTACCGAAGAATAACCGGTTACCCACCCGCGAACTCTGGCACTGGTGCCGATTATACGAATGGGAAAACAATCCGTACGATATTCCTTTAATCTCGAATGTAGATAATAACGTAAAGAAAGACATCGAAACCGTAGCGGCAAGGTTGGATAAAATGCTGGTACCCCCCGGGAGAAAGGTGAATATAAATAAGGCAACGGAAATATATAAACAAGCGGGAATACATAAGGTAAAAGGAAGATGGATCGGTGCTCCGCTTTTATCGAAAGACGAGTGTGACAAAAAAGCCGGAGAACTCACTCTCAACGATGTTGAAACCATGTTATATCAGTTTGCCTGCGATTGGAAGTATAACGGAAACGAATCTTCCCGTAAAGCGTTTTTCGATGTATTCGATTATGCTATCGATCAGGGATTTGCATGGGGAAGCGGCATGGGAACCAATCATCATTATGGTTATCAGGTACGAAATATTTATAAAGCGGCCTGGATGATGCGGGACGAATTACGCGAAGCCCACGCCGAAGGTCGTGAAATAATACGTACTCTTACCTATTGGAGTGCTTTGTCTGAAACGCGTATTCCCTATGTATATGGCCGGGATGAATTGCTCGATTCTTGGAATACACTGCTTTTGCCCAAAGTAATATGCGCTATTCTTCAACCTGATTTGCCTGAGCAATTGCGTTCTATGCAGGGAATTAGCCGTTGGTTGAGCGGTTCGCTCGATTTTACTCCCGGAACGATTGGTGGTATAAAAACAGACGGGACTATGTTTCATCATGGCGGATTTTATCCCGCATACTCGATAGGTGCTATAGGTACATTGGGTGTATATCTCGAACTTACGAATAAAACGTCTTTTACCATTACCGCTAAGGCGGCTTCGCATTTGAAATTGGCTTTACAAACCATGCGAAACTATAGTAATTTACGAGATTGGGGCATCGGTATATCGGGCAGGCATCCTTTCGACGGCAGCATTTCGGAAGATGCGGTAAAAACATTCGCTTTATTGGCCGAACGAGGAATACATGCCGAAAATAAAAATGAAATCGATGAAGAGTTAGCGGCAGACTATCTTCGTTTAAAACCTCGGTCCGATTTTTATCGTAAACGTTTTGAGGAAAAGGGTATTCAAGAAGCGGTGGCTCCTTCGGGATTTTTTGTATATAATTACGGTGCCACCGGAATTTTCAGGAGAGACAATTGGATGGTTACTCTTAAGGGATATAATTCCGATGTCTGGTCTTCGGAAATATATGTATCGGATAATCGTTACGGTCGTTACCAAAGTTATGGTTCGGTGCAGATATATGCTAATGGGAATCCCGTTAGCGCAAAAGAAAGCGGTTTTGCCGAAAACGGCTGGGACTGGAATCGGTTACCCGGTACCACAACCATACATCTGCCCCTCGAAATACTTGAAAGTCCTTTAACAGGGACACTCATGGAACATTCTCCCGAGAATTTCGCGGGATCGTCTTCACTGGAGGGTATGAACGGTATTTTCGGAATGAAATTACAAGAACGAAATCGTAAGAATTTTAATCCTTCTTTTCATGCCCGTAAATCGGTTTTCTGTTTCGATAACAGAATGATCTGTCTTGCTTCCTCGATTAGTAACGATAATAAAGATTTCCCGACAGAAACTACCTTGTTTCAATTGGCACTGGAGGATAAAAACGATACAGTTTTTTATAACGGTAAGACTTGGGATATTTTTCCCTTATCAAAAGAAATAAAAAATTCTGCTGATGCATGGTTATCGGATACAAAAGGAAATGTATATTATATTCCGGCAGGACAAGATTTACATATTTCCAAATGTGAACAATATTCGAGAGATAATAAAAAGAAAAATCCTACAAAAGGTAATTTCGTTTCTGCCTGGTTATCGCACGGTTGTTCACCCCGTCATGCAGGTTATGAATATATGGTTGCTGTACAGCCATCCGGTAAAATAATACCGGGATATACGGTTTTGAGAAAAGACAGTATTGCACATATAGTACGTGACGATATTAGCGGGATAATCGGATTTGTGGTTTTCGAAACTATGAACGATTTGCAGGAAACTTCTGTCTCGGCTATTACGGGAGAAACGTTGGTGATGATGCGGGAAACAGGCAAAGAAACTTGTATTATGAGTGTATGCGATCCGTCTTTGCATCTGGAGGAAAAGACTTATACGACAGCAAAACCATCACGCCCTGTTATTAAAGAGATTTGTTTGCGGGGAAATTGGTCTTTGGCAGATATATCTCCTTTGGTTACTGTTGAATATGAAGCGGATAGAACGATTTTAAAAGTAACCTGTGCTGAAGGTCGTCCGGTAGAATTTGGTTTGATAAAAGAAATTTAAGAATAACAGAGAATACAGATTAGTAATGGGGGATGACATGTTACGATGTCATCCCCTTTTTGAATGTAGTAAATAATTTTGAAAAAAATGAGTATATCTTGAATATTTACATTAATTGTAATAGAAATAATTAGGTATAAAATAAAAAATGCATATTTTTGTAACGGAGTAATGTGTGTATTTAAGACACCAAATGTGAAAGAAATGTAATTCTTACATTATATTCGGTATATTTAATTGGTAGATTCGTCATATCATTAGCTTATAAACTAATTAATTTAATATTTAACATGAAAACAATACCAGGAAAAGTGCGATTATTGGTGATGTCTTTAATATTTTTGGGAGTAACGAATACGTTATCGGCCAAGGAAATAGAGTTAACTTCGCCCGACAAACACATACGTGTAAACGTTAAAGTAGGGGATAATATCAGTTATGATGTATCTTATGACTCGGATTTGTTGATGCAGGATTGTGTTTTGGCTCTCGATGTCAATGGTACTGTATTAGGGAAGAGTCCTAAGCTTACCGGTAATAAACGCGGGGTTATAAATGAAACGATCGATCGGGAAGTACCGACAAAAAACGCGCAAATAAAAAATCATTGTAATACTTTGTTATTGAATTTTAAAGGGGGGTATTCTGTAGAATTCAGAGCCTATAACGACGGTATAGCGTATCGTTTCATAACCAATCGGAAAGATATTTCGGAAGTAAAAGGAGAGAGGGTCGATCTAAATTTTGCAGGGAATTACTTGACTCATATATCCAAGACTCCTTCTTTTAAAACTTCATACGAATATCCCTATAGCCATGTAAAACTGGATGAATGGAAGAGCGATGACCGTATGAGTTATCTGCCTATACTTGTACAAACGGATAAAGAATATAGTATTTTAGTTTCCGAAGCCGATTTGTTCGATTATCCTTGTCTGTTTTTCAAAGGAACGGGGAGTAACGGTCTGGTATCTGCATTCCCGAAATATCCGCTCGAATTCGGAGAAGACGGTGACAGAAGTCTTTCTATCTTGAAAGAAGCCGATTACATTGCCAAAACCTCGGGAAAAAGAAAGTATCCGTGGCGTACTTTTGTTATCGGTAAAAATGATGCCGATATTGTAGGTAATGAGATGGTATATAAACTCTCTCGTCCGTGTGAACTGGAAGATATCAGTTGGATAAAACCCGGACAGGTAAGTTGGGAATGGTGGAACGGAGCTTCTCCTTATCATGTAGATTTTAAATACGGATGTAATCTCGAAACTTACAAATATTTTATCGATTTTGCTTCGGAATTCGGTATTCCTTATATTATTATGGATGAAGGATGGGCAAAATCTACCCGTGATCCTTATACTCCTAATCCCAATGTAAATTTGCCCGAACTGATTCGTTACGGAAAAGAAAAGAACGTAGGCATTGTTCTTTGGTTGACCTGGTTGACAGTAGAAAATAATTTCGACTTGTTTAAAACTTTCAGCGATTGGGGTATTGCAGGGGTTAAAATCGATTTTATGGATCGTAGCGACCAGTGGATGGTAAATTATTACGAACGTGTAGCGAAAGAAGCTGCAAAACATAAACTATTCGTTGATTTTCACGGATCGTTCAAGCCTGCTGGTATGGAACGTGCTTACCCCAATATTCTTTCTTATGAAGGGGTAAGGGGAATGGAACAAATGGGTGGCGCTACTCCCGAAAATAATATTTATCTGCCTTTTATGCGAAATGCTGTGGGTGCGATGGATTATACTCCGGGCGCAATGATAAGTATGCAGCCCGAGGTGTATTGTTCTAGACGCCCTAATTCTGCTGCTATTGGTACACGTGCCTATCAGATGGCTCTTTTCGTTGTATTTGAAAGCGGATTGCAAATGCTTGCTGATAACCCTACCAATTATTATCGCGAACGCGAATGTACCGAATATATTACCAGCGTGCCGGTTACCTGGGACGAGACACGAGTTTTACAAGCCGAGATTGGAAAATCGTTGGTCGTAGCCAAACGTAAAGGTGATAAATGGTATATCGGTGGCATTACGAATGATAAAGAAAGAGATATAAATATATCTTTAGACTTTCTGGAAGACAATCGTAAGTATAAGCTTACTTCGTTTGAAGATGGAATAAATGCCGATCGTCAGGCTCTCGATTATAAGAAAAAAGAGCAGCCGGTAAACAAAAGTACGACCCTTATCTTACATATGGTACGTAACGGTGGTTGGACAGGCGTTATAGAATAAACGCTATTGAAAAATCCCGGTAATGTATGACATATAAATTTACATGACCGGGATTTTTTTGTATAACGGAGTATTTATGGCTGTTGCCGATCTGATTTTAATATATTATGGTAATATTAAATATAAATATATAGAGTTATGACAACACGACGAGATTTTCTGAAAAAGGGAGGGCTTGCATTGGCCGCTTTAGCTGCTTCGGGCAGCATACCTGTTTCGGCATTTGCAGCCGGCAACGGTAAAGGAACTGCCGATTATGTATCGAAACGACCGGAACTTGCAAATCGTAAATTTACTTCTAAGTCTGTTGAAGAGACGATTGCACGGGTAAAAAAACAGATAAAAGATCCGAAATTGGCCTGGATGTTCGAGAATTGTTTTCCGAATACGCTGGATACAACAATAGAATCATTTAAAATGAATGGAGAGCGTCCCGATACATTTGTCATAACTGGTGATATACATGCTATGTGGCTACGGGATTCGGGCGCCCAGGTATGGCCTTATTTGCCTTTATGTAAAAATGATGAGCCGTTGCGGTTATTAATTGCCGGAGTAATCAATCGTCAAACCTGGTGTATCTTGCAGGACCCTTATGCAAATGCTTTTGGACAAACTGAAAAAAGCAGTAGCTGGGAGTCGGATATGACTGAAATGAAACCTTACGTTTATGAACGTAAGTGGGAGATCGATTCGTTGTGCTATCCGGTTCGTTTGGCTTATAATTACTGGAGAACGACGGGTGACACTTCTGTTTTCGATAAAAACTGGACGAATGCTATGGAGTCGGTATATAAAACATTCCGGGATCAGCAACGTAAAGACGGTCGTGGATCGTATAATTTTCAGCGAAAAACCGAACGTCAATTAGATACGTTATCTAATGGAGGATGGGGGAATCCTGTAAGTCCTGTCGGGCTTATCGTTTCTTCTTTCCGGCCTTCGGATGACGCTACGACTTTCGGCTTCCTGATTCCTTCGAATGTATTTGCAGTGGCGTCATTACGTCAAATTGCCGAAATTTGTACTGAAGTAACCGGAAATACCCAACTTGCAGCCGACTGTAAGGCATTGGCCGATGAGGTGCAGACTGCTATAAATAAATACGGTATTGTGCGCCATCCTAAATACGGAAAAGTATATGCTTTTGAGGTAGATGGTTACGGAAATGCTTATTTTATGGATGATGCCAATATCCCGAGCCTTTTGGCAATGCCTTATCTGACAAATATGTCGGTAAACGATCCCGTTTATCGCAATACCCGTAAACTGGTATGGAGTCTCGATAATCCGTATTTTTTTAAAGGAAGCAAAGGCGAAGGCATAGGCGGTCCTCATCAGGGTTATGATATGATATGGCCGATGAGTATTATTATGAAAGCGGAAACCAGTACCGATAATAACGAGATACGTAACTGTTTGAGAATGTTACGTGATACCGATGATAATACCGGATTTATGCACGAGACATTCAATAAAGACAATACGCATAATTTTACAAGACATTGGTTTGCGTGGGCTAATACTCTTTTTGGAGAATTGATACTGCGATTGGTAAACGAAAATAAAAGTTCATTATTAAATAATTTATAAAGAAATGAAATTCAAACATTATGCTAAACATCTCGCAATAGGTATCGGCGCCTTGTTGTGGCTAACCTCTTGCGGGAGTGATAAATATTATACTCCTGCACAGGTGAATGACTTGCGCGCTCCGGCCTATCCGTTGATAACGATCGATCCATATACCTCGGCATGGTCGATGGCGGATAATTTATACGATTTACCGGTAAAACATTGGACCGGACACGATTTTCCTATGTTGGGAATTATTAAAGTGGATGGTGAATGCTATCGTTTTATGGGTAACGAAAAGGCTGTGATGAAGCAAGTGGTAAATACGGCCGATAAAGCTCCTTGGAAAGGGAATTATACTTTTGAAAAACCGGCGTCGGAATGGATGAATCCAGATTTTAACGATTCTGCTTGGAAAAAAGGAACCGGAGCTTTCGGAACTCCGGCTAAAACGGTAAAAACCGATTGGCCCGGTACTGATATTTGGGTACGCCGTACAATAGAAATAGAACCAGAATTATTGACGAAAGATTTAATCCTGGAATATTCTCATGACGATAATCTCGAATTGTATATTAACGGTAAAGAGGTTGTTAATACGGGAAATGCCTGTGCCATGAAACAGATGAAACCTTTAACCGGTGAGTTGAAGGCTTTATTGAAACCGGGTAAAAATATAATTGCGGCGCATTGTAAAAATCCGGTAGGAGGTGCTTATCTTGATTTCGGTATTTGGGAAAAGCCTGAGTTTACTCCGGTATTTCCAATGGCTGCGAAACAGGTTTCGGCAAATGTAATGCCTACTCAGACTTATTATGCCTTCGAATGCGGAGGGGTTTTGCTGGATGTGATTTTTACTTCTCCGCTGTTGATGGATGATCTCGATTTGCTTTCGCGTCCTGTAAATTATATTACATATCAGGTAAAGTCGGTCGACGGGAAATCCCATGATGTAGCTGTATATTTCGATGCTACACCTCAATGGGCGCAAGATCGTATTTATCAACCGGTAACTTCTTCAATGGAACCTGACGAGAAGCTGTTCGTTTTGAAAACCGGAACGAAAGAACAAGATGTGCTGGGACAGAAAGGGGATGATGTACGTATCGACTGGGGATATTTTTACCTTTCCGGAGAAAAGAAGCAAAATCGTACGGCGCAAATCGGTCGGGCTGCGGTTGTACAAGAAGCTTTTGTTAAGAACAGTGCACTCGATAATAGTGCTGATGAAACACTAACGGGAGATATTTCTGAAGAAATGGAGGTATTGGCTATATCCGATAATTTGCAAAAGGTAGGAGAAAAACCGGTTTGTGGTTATATCATGGTTGGTTATGATGACAGATATTCTATACAGTATTTCGGTGAGAACTTGTTGCCTTATTGGAATCGTAAAGGCGATAAAACAATAATGGGCGAGCTTTCTTCCGCGGCACAGGATTATACTCCGGTTATGGATAAATGTGCAGCCTTTGATAAAGATTTGATGAAACGGGCTTCAGAAGTTGGTGGTGAAAAATATGCCGATCTCTGTGCCTTAGTTTATCGTCAGGCTATATCGGCGCATAAGCTGGTAGAAGATAAGAAAGGGGAATTACTTTTCTTATCGAAAGAGAATTTTAGTAACGGTTCGATCGGTACGGTAGATATTTCGTATCCTTCTATTCCTTTATTCCTCGTTTATAATACCGATTTGGCAAAGGGATTGATGAATCATATTTTCTATTACAGTGAAAGTGGTAAATGGAATAAGCCTTTTGCCGCGCATGATGTGGGTACGTATCCTATGGCTAACGGACAGACCTATGGCGGAGACATGCCGGTGGAAGAAAGTGGTAATATGCTGATAATGACTACGGCTGTTACCCTTATCGATGGAAATACGGATTATGCAGAAAAGCATTGGG contains these protein-coding regions:
- a CDS encoding glycoside hydrolase family 97 protein, whose product is MKTIPGKVRLLVMSLIFLGVTNTLSAKEIELTSPDKHIRVNVKVGDNISYDVSYDSDLLMQDCVLALDVNGTVLGKSPKLTGNKRGVINETIDREVPTKNAQIKNHCNTLLLNFKGGYSVEFRAYNDGIAYRFITNRKDISEVKGERVDLNFAGNYLTHISKTPSFKTSYEYPYSHVKLDEWKSDDRMSYLPILVQTDKEYSILVSEADLFDYPCLFFKGTGSNGLVSAFPKYPLEFGEDGDRSLSILKEADYIAKTSGKRKYPWRTFVIGKNDADIVGNEMVYKLSRPCELEDISWIKPGQVSWEWWNGASPYHVDFKYGCNLETYKYFIDFASEFGIPYIIMDEGWAKSTRDPYTPNPNVNLPELIRYGKEKNVGIVLWLTWLTVENNFDLFKTFSDWGIAGVKIDFMDRSDQWMVNYYERVAKEAAKHKLFVDFHGSFKPAGMERAYPNILSYEGVRGMEQMGGATPENNIYLPFMRNAVGAMDYTPGAMISMQPEVYCSRRPNSAAIGTRAYQMALFVVFESGLQMLADNPTNYYRERECTEYITSVPVTWDETRVLQAEIGKSLVVAKRKGDKWYIGGITNDKERDINISLDFLEDNRKYKLTSFEDGINADRQALDYKKKEQPVNKSTTLILHMVRNGGWTGVIE
- a CDS encoding glycoside hydrolase family 125 protein; this translates as MTTRRDFLKKGGLALAALAASGSIPVSAFAAGNGKGTADYVSKRPELANRKFTSKSVEETIARVKKQIKDPKLAWMFENCFPNTLDTTIESFKMNGERPDTFVITGDIHAMWLRDSGAQVWPYLPLCKNDEPLRLLIAGVINRQTWCILQDPYANAFGQTEKSSSWESDMTEMKPYVYERKWEIDSLCYPVRLAYNYWRTTGDTSVFDKNWTNAMESVYKTFRDQQRKDGRGSYNFQRKTERQLDTLSNGGWGNPVSPVGLIVSSFRPSDDATTFGFLIPSNVFAVASLRQIAEICTEVTGNTQLAADCKALADEVQTAINKYGIVRHPKYGKVYAFEVDGYGNAYFMDDANIPSLLAMPYLTNMSVNDPVYRNTRKLVWSLDNPYFFKGSKGEGIGGPHQGYDMIWPMSIIMKAETSTDNNEIRNCLRMLRDTDDNTGFMHETFNKDNTHNFTRHWFAWANTLFGELILRLVNENKSSLLNNL
- a CDS encoding chondroitinase family polysaccharide lyase, producing MKKLYFIIIVLCLFSEIKAERIDFSDGICKDIGTTSGAKISLDSIFTKGKGPSLAWQWKKEEQKLVFSVPEILNKALETRRGGLTMWIYNNTALKSPLKIKFEDEDGSIPYYFDFNLDFSGWRACWISFANMQGDHGKKKLESWIIESPIGIKKGNLLFSRIDFPQQGVHHQATPDFQLPKNNRLPTRELWHWCRLYEWENNPYDIPLISNVDNNVKKDIETVAARLDKMLVPPGRKVNINKATEIYKQAGIHKVKGRWIGAPLLSKDECDKKAGELTLNDVETMLYQFACDWKYNGNESSRKAFFDVFDYAIDQGFAWGSGMGTNHHYGYQVRNIYKAAWMMRDELREAHAEGREIIRTLTYWSALSETRIPYVYGRDELLDSWNTLLLPKVICAILQPDLPEQLRSMQGISRWLSGSLDFTPGTIGGIKTDGTMFHHGGFYPAYSIGAIGTLGVYLELTNKTSFTITAKAASHLKLALQTMRNYSNLRDWGIGISGRHPFDGSISEDAVKTFALLAERGIHAENKNEIDEELAADYLRLKPRSDFYRKRFEEKGIQEAVAPSGFFVYNYGATGIFRRDNWMVTLKGYNSDVWSSEIYVSDNRYGRYQSYGSVQIYANGNPVSAKESGFAENGWDWNRLPGTTTIHLPLEILESPLTGTLMEHSPENFAGSSSLEGMNGIFGMKLQERNRKNFNPSFHARKSVFCFDNRMICLASSISNDNKDFPTETTLFQLALEDKNDTVFYNGKTWDIFPLSKEIKNSADAWLSDTKGNVYYIPAGQDLHISKCEQYSRDNKKKNPTKGNFVSAWLSHGCSPRHAGYEYMVAVQPSGKIIPGYTVLRKDSIAHIVRDDISGIIGFVVFETMNDLQETSVSAITGETLVMMRETGKETCIMSVCDPSLHLEEKTYTTAKPSRPVIKEICLRGNWSLADISPLVTVEYEADRTILKVTCAEGRPVEFGLIKEI